Genomic DNA from Solanum pennellii chromosome 3, SPENNV200:
CAGGTTACCTAGTGATTCATAAGGACCCTTCACAGTACAATTTGCTGTAAGATCACTCTTTAGAATAAAATTCAGTTATATATACATCTTCATCCTGACGATTATAACTTTtatgaatttcattaaattatccAGACGATCATTATACTCAGTACATCACTATATTCAGAtctctaaattaaattttaaaaaatgggaGTACTCAAGAAACAtgtaaaatcattgaaatgatCTCATTAATAACACATACTATACATACATTCATGGGGTGGCTTTCTCCTTGCGCCCACCACTGAGCTAAAAATATTGAGCAAACAGAAATTccaaaaagtttttaaaaacaGAATTGGTGGAAGAACACAAAATCCATCTCTCaccattttatttgtttttccaCCTGGAGTTCCTTCAATATttcgaataattttttttcatataaaaaaaaattaagttggtTTTAGATTCTGAAACATTGTATCCCACCTGATTTCTTCAACTCCACACGACGCCCAATAATCATCACCCGCTTTTTCACCATTAGAGAAACTGTTCATTCTTGAATCTGAATTGAAATTGGGACTTCCATTTGTGATCAACAGAGTATTCTGTTTAGCGGCAGCAACCCTTGTACTCCTCCTCTTCAACATAGAATTTTTCCATCTGGAACTGCTAATCCTTTTAGGAACTAAAGCAAGTGCTAATTCATCGCTATGACCCCAATTCCTTATATACTTTGACAAACGCCTCTTTG
This window encodes:
- the LOC107015464 gene encoding uncharacterized protein LOC107015464, coding for MDWFSWLSKTELDPSLVYEYGLALAHNELEYDDVVYFNHEFLQSIGISIGKHRLEILKLAKKERGVIPNSMSRFLQIIKRTKRRLSKYIRNWGHSDELALALVPKRISSSRWKNSMLKRRSTRVAAAKQNTLLITNGSPNFNSDSRMNSFSNGEKAGDDYWASCGVEEIRWDTMFQNLKPT